A window of the Myxococcus fulvus genome harbors these coding sequences:
- a CDS encoding DMT family transporter produces MGTAPAGPLNSSTPSLRGVYAALLIQVLISAGTYLAAKRAMAELPPLTVVFWRFMLSGLVFVALLALVPGPKLPPRHAWGRILFLGLMAGPVNQLFFFTGLSRSTAAHGALLYSLMPLGVYVLSLARGQERASSRTLAGIAVAFVGVVVLLLGRGLAEARGSLMGDLLILCAVMAWVVYTTEGKPFVAIHGPLRATAWCMTMATVMMLPFAPFVANPEALVATSTLAKGCIVYLGLLTSVVAYVLWYYALSKVSASKVAIFSNLQPAATALAAWALLDEALHWEIAVGGVLVLAGVRLTQTAVTRPPPLAPAADRPAT; encoded by the coding sequence ATGGGCACTGCGCCAGCTGGTCCCCTGAACTCCTCCACGCCTTCGCTTCGCGGCGTCTATGCCGCGCTCCTCATCCAGGTGCTCATCAGCGCGGGGACGTACCTCGCCGCGAAGCGCGCCATGGCGGAGCTGCCGCCGCTCACGGTGGTGTTCTGGCGCTTCATGCTCAGCGGGCTCGTGTTCGTCGCGCTGCTGGCGCTCGTGCCCGGACCCAAGCTGCCTCCGCGACACGCCTGGGGCCGCATCCTGTTCCTGGGGCTCATGGCGGGCCCGGTGAACCAGCTGTTCTTCTTCACGGGGCTGTCGCGCTCCACCGCCGCGCACGGGGCGCTCCTGTATTCGCTCATGCCGCTGGGCGTGTACGTGCTGAGCCTGGCGCGAGGACAGGAGCGTGCCTCGTCGCGGACGCTGGCGGGCATCGCCGTGGCCTTCGTGGGCGTGGTGGTGCTGCTGCTCGGCCGGGGGCTGGCGGAGGCGCGTGGCTCGCTCATGGGCGACCTGCTCATCCTCTGCGCGGTGATGGCGTGGGTGGTCTACACGACGGAGGGCAAGCCCTTCGTCGCCATCCACGGGCCGCTGCGGGCCACCGCGTGGTGCATGACGATGGCCACGGTGATGATGCTGCCGTTCGCGCCGTTCGTCGCGAACCCGGAGGCGCTCGTGGCCACGAGCACCCTGGCCAAGGGCTGCATCGTCTACCTGGGCCTGCTGACGTCGGTGGTCGCGTACGTGCTCTGGTACTACGCGCTGTCGAAGGTGTCGGCGTCGAAGGTCGCCATCTTCTCCAACCTCCAGCCCGCCGCCACGGCGCTGGCCGCGTGGGCGCTGCTGGATGAGGCCCTGCACTGGGAGATCGCCGTGGGCGGCGTGCTGGTGCTCGCGGGCGTGCGCCTCACCCAGACGGCCGTCACGAGGCCGCCGCCCCTCGCGCCCGCGGCCGACCGTCCCGCGACCTGA
- the queG gene encoding tRNA epoxyqueuosine(34) reductase QueG → MLPTAPLRDLARSVGFDLVGFARAEPIEPRFLLSWLEAGYAADMDWMGERAEERLDVGRLLPGAKTVISFVNNYYRDEEPSKGSPIARYARGRDYHSTLRDRMKAFRKAIIQMAPGLGTYGSVDSGPLMEKVWAARAGLGYVGKNGCFITEPFGSWVLLATLVIDVEVDEYADGPTADRCGACRRCLVSCPTGALVGNSQVNAGACLSYQTIENREREVPEPFRFKFNNLIFGCDICQQVCPLNRKPVFAEHPRFAPRAVAELGTLELAGLTTEQYEQLIPGTALARARYDVLRRNAVYALGVARQADARHLLEKLSDDSSELVRSAAQWALRQLVP, encoded by the coding sequence TTGCTCCCCACCGCTCCGCTTCGTGACCTCGCCCGCTCGGTGGGCTTCGACCTGGTGGGCTTCGCCCGCGCGGAGCCCATCGAGCCGCGCTTCCTCTTGAGCTGGTTGGAGGCGGGCTACGCGGCGGACATGGACTGGATGGGCGAGCGGGCGGAGGAACGCCTGGACGTCGGCCGTCTCCTGCCGGGCGCGAAGACGGTCATCTCCTTCGTCAACAACTACTACCGCGACGAGGAGCCGTCGAAGGGCTCGCCCATCGCCCGGTACGCGCGGGGCCGCGACTACCACTCCACGCTGCGCGACCGGATGAAGGCGTTCCGCAAGGCCATCATCCAGATGGCTCCGGGGCTGGGCACATACGGGAGCGTGGACAGCGGCCCGCTGATGGAGAAGGTGTGGGCCGCGCGCGCGGGCCTGGGCTACGTGGGCAAGAACGGGTGTTTCATCACGGAGCCCTTCGGCTCGTGGGTGCTGCTCGCCACGCTCGTCATCGACGTGGAGGTGGACGAGTACGCGGATGGCCCCACGGCGGACCGGTGTGGCGCGTGTCGCCGGTGTCTCGTGTCGTGTCCCACGGGCGCGCTGGTGGGCAACAGCCAGGTGAACGCGGGGGCGTGTCTGTCCTACCAGACCATCGAGAACCGCGAGCGCGAGGTGCCCGAGCCATTTCGTTTCAAGTTCAACAACCTCATCTTCGGGTGCGACATCTGTCAGCAGGTGTGTCCGTTGAACCGCAAGCCTGTGTTCGCGGAGCACCCGCGCTTCGCGCCGCGCGCGGTGGCGGAGCTGGGCACGCTGGAGCTGGCGGGGCTGACGACGGAGCAGTACGAGCAGCTCATCCCGGGGACGGCGCTGGCGCGCGCACGCTACGACGTGCTGCGCCGCAACGCCGTGTACGCGCTGGGGGTGGCCAGACAGGCGGACGCGCGGCACCTGCTCGAAAAGCTCAGCGACGATTCGAGCGAATTGGTACGTAGCGCGGCGCAATGGGCACTGCGCCAGCTGGTCCCCTGA
- a CDS encoding cob(I)yrinic acid a,c-diamide adenosyltransferase → MKIYTKRGDAGDTGLFGGGRVPKDDVRVDAYGEVDELNATLGLVRGFSPPPELDAMLHRLQDQLFTVGAVMATPMDAKAASHLPPLKESWVTDMENAMDRFDNELPKMTHFILPGGTQAAAALHLARTVCRRAERRAVPLLREGTIPKDVVIFLNRLSDLLFVMARVANHRANVQDVKWIPEKPSES, encoded by the coding sequence ATGAAAATCTACACGAAGCGCGGAGACGCCGGAGATACCGGTCTATTCGGGGGCGGCCGAGTCCCGAAGGATGACGTGCGCGTGGATGCCTACGGCGAGGTGGACGAGCTGAACGCGACGCTGGGCCTGGTGCGCGGCTTCTCCCCGCCGCCGGAGCTGGACGCGATGCTGCACCGGCTGCAGGACCAGCTCTTCACCGTGGGCGCGGTGATGGCGACGCCCATGGACGCGAAGGCCGCCTCGCACCTGCCTCCGCTGAAGGAGAGCTGGGTGACGGACATGGAGAACGCCATGGACCGGTTCGACAACGAGCTGCCGAAGATGACGCACTTCATTCTGCCCGGAGGCACGCAGGCGGCGGCCGCGCTGCACCTGGCTCGCACGGTGTGCCGTCGCGCCGAGCGCCGCGCCGTCCCGCTGCTGCGCGAGGGGACGATTCCCAAGGACGTGGTCATCTTCCTCAACCGGCTCTCCGACCTGCTCTTCGTCATGGCGCGCGTGGCGAACCACCGCGCGAATGTGCAGGACGTGAAGTGGATTCCGGAGAAGCCGTCCGAGTCCTAG
- a CDS encoding thymidylate synthase gives MQPYLNLLDHVLKHGTKKGDRTGTGTLSVFGPQLRFDLTQGFPLVTTKKLHVKSILHELLWILAGDTNVRTLQAQGVTIWDEWADAEGKLGPVYGHQWRSWSAPDGGHIDQMKALVDGLKKNPDSRRHIVSAWNVADLPGMKLPPCHVLFQFYVADGKLSCQLYQRSADLFLGLPFNIASYSALTMMVAQATGLVAHEFIHTIGDAHLYLNHVEQAREQLARAPRALPRLKLNPEVKDLFAFKYEDFTLEGYEPHPAIKAPVAV, from the coding sequence ATGCAGCCCTACCTGAACCTGCTGGACCACGTCCTGAAGCACGGGACGAAGAAGGGCGACCGCACCGGCACGGGCACGCTGAGCGTCTTCGGCCCCCAGCTGCGGTTCGATTTGACGCAGGGGTTTCCGCTCGTCACCACGAAGAAGCTGCACGTGAAGTCCATCCTGCACGAGCTGCTATGGATTCTCGCGGGTGACACCAACGTGCGCACGCTGCAGGCGCAGGGCGTCACCATCTGGGATGAGTGGGCCGACGCCGAGGGGAAGCTCGGCCCTGTGTATGGACACCAGTGGCGCTCGTGGAGCGCGCCGGACGGTGGCCACATCGACCAGATGAAGGCCCTGGTCGACGGGCTGAAGAAGAACCCGGACTCGCGTCGGCACATCGTCAGCGCGTGGAACGTCGCGGACCTGCCGGGCATGAAGCTGCCGCCGTGCCACGTGCTCTTCCAGTTCTACGTGGCCGACGGGAAGCTGTCCTGCCAGCTCTACCAGCGCAGCGCGGACCTGTTCCTCGGGCTGCCCTTCAACATCGCCTCGTACTCGGCGCTGACGATGATGGTGGCGCAGGCGACGGGCCTCGTCGCGCACGAGTTCATCCACACGATTGGGGACGCGCACCTGTACCTCAACCACGTGGAGCAGGCCCGCGAGCAGCTCGCGCGCGCGCCGCGTGCGCTGCCTCGGCTGAAGCTCAACCCCGAGGTGAAGGACCTCTTCGCGTTCAAGTACGAGGACTTCACGCTCGAAGGCTACGAGCCCCACCCCGCCATCAAGGCGCCCGTGGCCGTATGA
- a CDS encoding dihydrofolate reductase gives MRLSAIVALASNRVIGANNQLPWRLPADLARFKRLTMGHTLVMGRKTYESIGRPLPGRTFIVVTRQQDFAPPGVTVAHSVEQALQQAEARGDDEVFIAGGADLYAQTMDRIQRLYLTRIARDYPGDTFFPEVDLSGWRLIEEEPHPESEPPYAFLTYER, from the coding sequence ATGAGGCTGTCGGCCATCGTCGCGCTGGCGTCGAACCGGGTCATCGGCGCGAACAACCAGCTCCCGTGGCGACTGCCCGCGGACCTGGCGCGCTTCAAGCGGCTCACCATGGGCCACACGCTCGTCATGGGCCGCAAGACGTACGAGTCCATCGGTCGTCCGCTGCCGGGGCGTACGTTCATCGTCGTCACGCGGCAGCAGGACTTCGCGCCGCCGGGAGTCACGGTGGCGCACTCGGTGGAACAGGCGCTCCAACAGGCCGAGGCCCGCGGTGACGACGAGGTCTTCATCGCGGGGGGCGCGGACCTCTACGCGCAGACGATGGACCGCATCCAGCGGCTCTACCTCACGCGAATCGCGCGCGACTACCCGGGCGACACGTTCTTCCCCGAGGTGGACCTGTCCGGCTGGCGGCTCATCGAGGAGGAGCCGCATCCGGAGTCCGAGCCGCCGTACGCGTTCCTCACCTACGAGCGCTGA
- a CDS encoding cytochrome c/FTR1 family iron permease — protein MNHAVRVLLCLLFLVPWSALAAESGADERTWHRLVGILQYLEADYPAAIESQSAFELEEQKSFAAEAVSAAQELGAQASIFVPRVKAIQARVDQSKDPEGVSRDCGALVQDLVLVGGLARSPRHPPDLKRGAELFQTNCAACHAADGSANLPIATTMEPAPANFQDAELMGGLTPYKAFNTTSFGVPGTAMPAFPTLTEDERWSLAFFAFTLRLPPCEGTPPRASLERLANATDDELVKDFGADKLACLRRELPQVDEERSLMAARDGVQEAMRQGAAGNPSAAKAALLDAYLNGLEPVEPKLTSRDSALVLKLEQGFLKARLAAENGSPKLQDEGRELIALLDQARRDSGSAADLVSTLWLTVFILLREGFEAAIIVAALLAALKKMKATEHVRVVHAGWMSALVVGAIAYVLGRHLLAGAEREWMEGVAALVAVGMLLYAALWLNARSNMSQFMGELREKMKGALGRGSLFGLFLIAFTAVLRESFETAIFLQGLALDSPAGVAWGALVGAVALVILVLFINRLGFRLPMKTLFNISTVVLVVTAVMLLGKGLHSLQEVGALPLYPVSFVTIDLLGIYPDLLSLVPQVLLAAVPLALVLMRRRARSERVTEVSAS, from the coding sequence ATGAATCACGCGGTCCGCGTCCTCCTCTGCCTGCTGTTCCTGGTGCCGTGGTCGGCCCTCGCCGCCGAGAGCGGCGCGGACGAGCGGACCTGGCATCGGCTGGTGGGAATCCTCCAGTACCTGGAGGCGGACTACCCGGCCGCCATCGAGTCGCAGTCCGCGTTCGAGCTGGAGGAGCAGAAGAGCTTCGCGGCGGAGGCGGTGTCCGCGGCCCAGGAGCTGGGCGCGCAGGCCTCCATCTTCGTCCCCCGCGTGAAGGCCATCCAGGCGCGCGTGGACCAGTCGAAGGACCCGGAGGGCGTCAGCCGCGACTGCGGCGCGCTGGTGCAGGACCTGGTGCTCGTCGGCGGGCTGGCGCGCAGCCCGCGTCATCCGCCGGACCTCAAGCGCGGCGCCGAGCTCTTCCAGACGAACTGCGCGGCCTGCCACGCCGCGGACGGCAGCGCCAACCTGCCCATCGCCACGACGATGGAGCCCGCGCCCGCCAACTTCCAGGACGCGGAGCTGATGGGCGGCCTCACGCCCTACAAGGCGTTCAACACCACCAGCTTCGGCGTGCCGGGCACCGCCATGCCCGCCTTCCCCACGCTCACCGAGGACGAGCGCTGGTCGCTGGCGTTCTTCGCCTTCACCCTGCGCCTGCCGCCGTGCGAGGGGACGCCGCCGCGCGCGTCGCTGGAGCGGCTGGCGAACGCCACCGACGACGAGCTGGTGAAGGACTTCGGCGCCGACAAGCTCGCGTGCCTGCGTCGCGAATTGCCCCAGGTGGACGAGGAGCGCTCGCTGATGGCCGCGCGCGACGGCGTGCAGGAGGCCATGCGCCAGGGCGCCGCGGGCAACCCGTCCGCCGCGAAGGCCGCGCTCCTGGATGCGTACCTGAACGGGCTGGAGCCGGTGGAGCCCAAGCTGACCTCGCGCGACTCCGCGCTGGTGCTCAAGCTGGAGCAGGGCTTCCTCAAGGCGCGGCTGGCGGCGGAGAACGGCAGCCCCAAGCTGCAGGACGAGGGCCGTGAGCTCATCGCGTTGCTCGACCAGGCGCGCCGGGACAGCGGCAGCGCGGCGGACCTGGTGTCCACGCTGTGGCTCACTGTGTTCATCCTGCTGCGCGAGGGTTTCGAGGCGGCCATCATCGTCGCCGCGCTGCTGGCGGCCCTGAAGAAGATGAAGGCCACCGAGCACGTGCGCGTGGTGCACGCCGGTTGGATGTCCGCGCTGGTGGTGGGCGCCATCGCCTACGTGCTGGGCCGCCACCTCTTGGCCGGCGCCGAGCGCGAGTGGATGGAGGGCGTGGCCGCGCTCGTGGCCGTGGGCATGTTGCTGTACGCGGCGCTGTGGCTCAACGCGCGCTCCAACATGAGCCAGTTCATGGGGGAGCTGCGCGAGAAGATGAAGGGCGCGCTGGGGCGAGGCAGCCTGTTCGGCCTGTTCCTCATCGCCTTCACCGCCGTGCTGCGTGAGAGCTTCGAGACAGCCATCTTCCTGCAGGGCCTGGCGCTGGACTCGCCCGCGGGCGTGGCGTGGGGCGCGCTGGTGGGCGCGGTGGCGCTGGTCATCCTGGTGCTCTTCATCAACCGGCTCGGCTTCCGGTTGCCCATGAAGACGCTCTTCAACATCTCCACGGTGGTGCTCGTCGTCACCGCGGTGATGCTGCTGGGCAAGGGCCTGCACTCGCTGCAGGAGGTGGGCGCGCTGCCGCTCTATCCGGTCAGCTTCGTCACCATCGACCTGTTGGGCATCTATCCGGACCTGCTCTCGCTCGTGCCCCAGGTGCTGCTGGCCGCCGTGCCGCTGGCCCTGGTGCTGATGCGGCGGCGGGCCCGCTCCGAGCGCGTCACCGAGGTGTCCGCCAGTTGA
- a CDS encoding GlsB/YeaQ/YmgE family stress response membrane protein, translating into MRLSRAHPVLLVGLLLLSTGPAWGQHVSEDEPAKRPAPELTPPPLVPVSPGDKDDDEGSSGQTQDTPPDDSGTQVAEEARPSRKAAVEDPVPRIAVEFVGGTAGGIAGGAVGLVVGYLLGAPTVGCDECNVVSLVGGLTGVVIGVPAGTWAGGRLMDGKGTILATVGGSLVGWGGALLGSLVLGADDDKAVSALLLFLPVIGATTGYELSHQSHSAVKPAAPTRTDTSVRLMPVAGMTEHGPRFGLIGRF; encoded by the coding sequence GTGAGGCTTTCGCGCGCGCATCCTGTCCTCCTGGTGGGCCTGCTCCTTCTGAGCACGGGCCCCGCCTGGGGTCAGCACGTCTCCGAGGACGAGCCCGCGAAGCGTCCCGCGCCCGAGCTGACGCCCCCGCCGCTCGTCCCCGTGTCTCCTGGAGACAAGGATGACGACGAGGGCTCGAGCGGACAGACGCAGGACACGCCCCCGGACGACTCGGGGACGCAGGTGGCGGAGGAGGCCCGGCCCAGCCGCAAGGCGGCCGTGGAGGACCCCGTCCCCCGCATCGCGGTGGAGTTCGTGGGAGGCACCGCGGGTGGCATCGCGGGCGGCGCGGTGGGGCTCGTGGTGGGCTATCTGCTGGGCGCGCCCACGGTGGGCTGTGACGAGTGCAACGTCGTCTCTCTGGTGGGTGGGCTCACCGGCGTCGTCATCGGCGTGCCCGCGGGGACGTGGGCGGGCGGACGACTGATGGACGGCAAGGGCACCATCCTCGCCACTGTCGGAGGAAGCCTCGTGGGCTGGGGCGGCGCGCTGCTGGGCTCGCTCGTGCTCGGAGCCGACGACGACAAGGCCGTCTCCGCGCTGCTGCTCTTCCTGCCCGTCATCGGCGCCACCACGGGCTACGAGCTGTCGCACCAGTCGCACTCGGCCGTGAAGCCCGCCGCGCCCACGCGCACGGACACCAGCGTGCGGCTGATGCCCGTGGCGGGGATGACCGAGCACGGGCCGCGCTTCGGACTCATCGGGCGCTTCTAG
- a CDS encoding MBL fold metallo-hydrolase yields MSERLPGFGLDLQHVPSEPRGSAVALLYRRVGAGVEVYWVKRGKALAFAGGFYAFPGGKLDAADAQVPVRGATGEEAALRSAAARELFEEAGVLVAEGAEALSQEKLDALRKALLAGKLGWGELLLAEGLALRADDFRGAGRWITPPSVPVRFDTHFYLVELPPKARAELWPGELSEGAWIAPQAALARWNDGTALLHPPAVHALQVLGAFKDEADARARLLTPPYCPGYISQRIEFQKGVRVVALETATLPPATHTNAYVLGNGELLLVDPGSGDVKQYAKLLSLVSSLKAEGCKPVAVVLTHHHGDHVGGARAVKERLGIPLWCHAKTAEWLDFPVERLLEDGEVLELAGDVPQRWRVLHTPGHARGHLCLVDERSRSAVVGDMVAGVGSIVIDPPEGNMRDYLAQLARLRDWPVTTLYPAHGPPLPDGPAKLQEYLNHRAQREALILDAVPTGGISLAEVVERAYADTPPVMHPVAERSALATLEKLVAEGRVREESARYFRQGS; encoded by the coding sequence ATGAGCGAGCGACTCCCGGGCTTCGGCCTGGACCTGCAGCATGTCCCCAGTGAGCCGCGAGGCTCGGCCGTGGCGCTGTTGTACCGACGCGTGGGCGCGGGCGTGGAGGTGTACTGGGTGAAGCGCGGCAAGGCGCTGGCCTTCGCCGGCGGCTTCTATGCGTTCCCCGGTGGGAAGCTGGACGCGGCGGACGCGCAGGTGCCGGTGCGGGGCGCCACGGGTGAGGAGGCCGCGCTGCGGTCGGCGGCGGCGCGCGAGCTGTTCGAGGAGGCGGGCGTGTTGGTGGCCGAGGGCGCCGAGGCACTTTCGCAGGAGAAGCTGGACGCCCTGCGCAAGGCGTTGCTCGCGGGGAAGCTGGGGTGGGGTGAGCTGCTGCTCGCGGAGGGGCTGGCGCTGCGCGCGGACGACTTCCGGGGCGCGGGGCGGTGGATTACGCCGCCGTCGGTGCCGGTGCGCTTCGACACGCACTTCTACCTGGTGGAGCTGCCGCCCAAGGCGCGCGCGGAGCTGTGGCCGGGCGAGCTGTCGGAGGGCGCGTGGATCGCGCCCCAGGCCGCGCTGGCGCGGTGGAACGACGGCACGGCGCTGCTGCATCCTCCGGCGGTGCATGCGCTCCAGGTGCTGGGCGCGTTCAAGGACGAGGCGGACGCGCGGGCGCGGCTGCTGACGCCGCCGTACTGCCCTGGGTACATCTCGCAGCGCATCGAGTTCCAGAAGGGCGTGCGCGTGGTGGCGTTGGAGACGGCCACGCTGCCTCCGGCGACGCATACGAATGCGTACGTGCTGGGCAACGGCGAGCTGTTGCTGGTGGACCCGGGCTCCGGGGACGTGAAGCAGTACGCGAAGCTCCTGTCGCTGGTGTCGAGCCTGAAGGCGGAGGGGTGCAAGCCGGTGGCGGTGGTGCTGACGCATCACCACGGCGACCACGTGGGCGGCGCGCGCGCGGTGAAGGAGCGGCTGGGGATTCCGCTCTGGTGTCACGCGAAGACGGCGGAGTGGCTCGACTTCCCCGTCGAGCGGCTGCTGGAGGATGGCGAGGTGCTGGAGCTGGCGGGCGACGTTCCGCAGCGCTGGAGGGTGTTGCACACGCCCGGGCATGCACGCGGGCACCTGTGCCTGGTGGACGAGCGCAGTCGCTCGGCGGTGGTGGGGGACATGGTGGCCGGCGTGGGCTCCATCGTCATCGACCCGCCCGAGGGCAACATGCGCGACTACCTGGCGCAGCTCGCGCGGCTGCGCGACTGGCCCGTCACGACGCTGTACCCGGCGCATGGTCCGCCGCTGCCGGATGGTCCCGCGAAGCTCCAGGAGTACCTGAACCACCGCGCGCAGCGCGAGGCGCTCATCCTCGACGCGGTGCCCACGGGCGGCATCTCGCTGGCCGAGGTGGTGGAGCGCGCGTACGCGGACACGCCGCCGGTGATGCACCCGGTGGCGGAGCGCAGCGCGCTGGCCACGCTGGAGAAGCTGGTGGCCGAGGGCCGCGTGCGTGAGGAGTCGGCCCGGTACTTCCGGCAGGGAAGCTAG
- a CDS encoding HD domain-containing protein, translating to MRIRDPIHGTIPVSDAEKAVIDSRHYQRLRYVRQLGFGDLAFPGATHTRHIHSLGAMHVAARVFAAVASRSTLPEDVRERFCTAVRLAVLCHDLGHMPLSHASERIAPKRSLLRLPGWLDSAAEGEQATHEDYTAKILLDSSLTPIIEREFGRLGTTPMAAVALITGARPPKDPGFTWDGVDWAPLLRAIVSGELDADRMDYLLRDSFYTGVNYGRYDMDWIINNLNPAVKDGRAYLALSRAAAFAFEDFLLSRYHMFVSVYLHHTSVSFDYMLRRYYEESPGEFEIPSDPEAFLLCDDSALWYTLRRSRNRWAQRIITRQGFKLLAQFTERDAGYDLDVLRSALVSSGFEHYVVESVNVLSKYATGPTGTGPSLFIIDASTGRLTEVARYTPLYQRYSGAVRLTRLYVRPDQSAAAHELMGQLLGQTVRT from the coding sequence ATGCGGATCCGCGACCCCATCCACGGCACCATCCCGGTGAGCGACGCCGAGAAGGCCGTCATCGACAGCCGGCACTACCAGCGGCTTCGCTATGTGCGGCAGCTCGGCTTCGGCGACCTGGCCTTCCCCGGGGCCACGCACACCCGCCACATCCACTCGCTGGGCGCCATGCACGTGGCCGCGCGGGTGTTCGCCGCGGTGGCCTCGCGCTCCACGCTGCCCGAGGACGTGCGCGAGCGCTTCTGCACCGCGGTGCGTCTGGCCGTGCTGTGTCATGACCTGGGGCACATGCCGCTGTCGCACGCCTCCGAGCGCATCGCCCCGAAGCGCTCGCTCCTGCGGCTGCCCGGCTGGCTGGACTCGGCGGCCGAGGGCGAGCAGGCCACCCACGAGGACTACACGGCGAAAATCCTGCTCGACAGCTCGCTGACGCCCATCATCGAGCGCGAGTTCGGGCGGCTCGGCACCACCCCGATGGCGGCGGTGGCGCTGATAACGGGCGCGCGTCCGCCCAAGGACCCGGGCTTCACCTGGGACGGCGTGGACTGGGCGCCGTTGTTGCGCGCCATCGTCTCCGGCGAGCTGGACGCGGACCGCATGGACTACCTGCTGCGTGACTCCTTCTACACGGGGGTGAACTACGGCCGGTACGACATGGATTGGATCATCAACAACCTCAATCCGGCGGTGAAGGACGGGCGGGCCTATCTGGCGTTGAGCCGGGCGGCGGCGTTCGCCTTCGAGGACTTCCTGCTCAGCCGCTACCACATGTTCGTGTCGGTCTATCTGCACCACACGTCGGTGAGCTTCGACTACATGCTGCGGCGCTACTACGAGGAGTCGCCGGGCGAGTTCGAGATTCCCTCGGACCCGGAGGCGTTCCTGCTCTGTGACGACTCGGCGCTCTGGTACACGCTGCGCCGCTCGCGCAACCGGTGGGCCCAGCGCATCATCACGCGGCAGGGCTTCAAGCTGCTGGCGCAGTTCACCGAGCGCGATGCCGGGTATGATTTGGACGTGCTGAGGAGCGCACTCGTCTCGTCGGGCTTCGAGCACTACGTGGTCGAGTCCGTGAATGTGCTCAGCAAGTACGCCACGGGGCCCACGGGCACGGGGCCGAGCCTCTTCATCATCGACGCCTCGACAGGTCGGCTGACGGAGGTGGCGCGCTACACGCCCCTGTATCAGCGCTACAGTGGCGCGGTGCGCCTCACCCGGCTGTATGTGAGGCCGGACCAGTCGGCCGCGGCGCACGAGCTGATGGGCCAGCTGTTGGGCCAGACGGTGCGAACATGA
- a CDS encoding D-alanine--D-alanine ligase family protein, whose translation MHIILLHNRDHELLQDDPGREAREDVVRVAAALAEALTKGDTLAEPLAIEGDRLDFVDTLRRRQPDLVINLCESLAADSRGEMAVPCLLDALGLTYTGSSALSLGLALHKPKAKELLSARGVSTPGFRVVERLEDALAVDLPWPLIVKPAREDASMGISGDSVVHERAALVRACERVLREFHQPALVEQFIAGREIYVPLLGNQPRRALPLTEIHFGRTFEDRPNIVSYSAKWEAGSDEYRDTPAGPCQVDAALEARCVQVALEAFAALDCQDYGRVDLRVSPEGVPYVIDINPNCDLHPGAGFARAAAAAGMDYAALATRLVEVATERAHGHPSHRRKGPGASRRADSKDRNLLAAGG comes from the coding sequence ATGCACATCATTCTGCTGCACAACCGCGACCACGAGCTCCTCCAGGATGACCCGGGCCGGGAAGCCCGCGAGGACGTGGTGCGGGTCGCCGCGGCGCTCGCCGAGGCCCTCACGAAAGGCGACACCCTCGCCGAGCCGCTCGCCATCGAGGGCGACCGGCTGGACTTCGTGGACACGCTGCGGCGGCGCCAGCCGGACCTGGTCATCAACCTCTGCGAGTCGCTCGCCGCCGACAGCCGCGGGGAGATGGCCGTCCCGTGCCTGCTGGATGCGCTGGGCCTGACCTATACGGGCTCGTCCGCCCTCTCGCTGGGCCTCGCGCTGCACAAGCCCAAGGCGAAGGAGCTGCTCTCCGCGCGCGGTGTGTCCACCCCGGGCTTCCGGGTGGTGGAGCGGCTGGAGGACGCGCTGGCGGTGGACCTGCCCTGGCCCCTCATCGTGAAGCCCGCGCGCGAGGACGCCAGCATGGGCATCAGCGGGGACTCGGTGGTGCATGAGCGGGCCGCGCTGGTGCGCGCCTGTGAGCGGGTGCTGCGCGAGTTCCATCAGCCCGCGCTGGTGGAGCAGTTCATCGCCGGCCGCGAAATCTACGTGCCGCTGCTCGGCAACCAGCCGCGCCGCGCGCTGCCGTTGACGGAAATCCACTTCGGTCGGACCTTCGAGGACCGGCCGAACATCGTGTCGTACAGCGCCAAGTGGGAGGCGGGCTCCGACGAGTATCGGGATACGCCCGCCGGGCCGTGCCAGGTGGATGCGGCGCTGGAAGCTCGTTGTGTGCAGGTCGCGCTGGAAGCCTTCGCAGCACTCGATTGTCAGGACTATGGCCGGGTCGATCTCCGGGTGTCTCCGGAGGGCGTGCCCTACGTCATCGATATCAACCCCAACTGCGACCTCCATCCGGGAGCCGGGTTCGCCAGGGCCGCGGCCGCCGCGGGCATGGACTACGCCGCGCTGGCCACCCGGCTGGTGGAGGTCGCTACCGAAAGAGCCCATGGACATCCGTCCCATCGAAGAAAAGGACCGGGAGCCTCTCGCCGCGCTGATTCGAAAGATCGAAACCTTCTCGCCGCAGGAGGTTGA
- a CDS encoding GNAT family N-acetyltransferase: MGEALKSGNTDYAIIVADRAGQLVGYVCYGPTPMTEDTYDLYWIASATEVRGQGVGAALVSGMEGDLRRRNGRLIRVETSATEAYGPTRGFYASMKYGEEARIRDFYKVGDDLIILTKRL; the protein is encoded by the coding sequence GTGGGCGAGGCCCTGAAGTCGGGCAACACGGACTACGCCATCATCGTCGCGGACCGGGCCGGTCAGCTGGTGGGCTACGTCTGCTACGGCCCCACGCCGATGACGGAGGACACGTACGATTTGTACTGGATTGCGTCCGCCACGGAGGTGCGTGGCCAGGGCGTGGGCGCGGCGCTGGTGTCCGGCATGGAGGGTGACTTGCGCCGTCGCAACGGCCGGCTCATCCGCGTGGAGACGAGCGCCACGGAGGCCTACGGCCCCACGCGCGGCTTCTACGCGTCCATGAAGTACGGCGAGGAGGCGCGCATCCGCGACTTCTACAAGGTGGGCGACGACCTCATCATCCTCACCAAGCGGCTGTAG